In Microvirga sp. 17 mud 1-3, the genomic window TGAGCTGAATATGGTCGCCATCAGCTGCTATGTGGCGGGCATCGAGCCGTCGATCCCGGCACAGCGGTTCGACAATGCCGTCAAGCTTGTGCTCGCGGCCGGGATGCCGGTCGAGGATATCGGGAAGACGCCGAGCAACAAGCTCGCGGACTATTACGGCGTCGATCACCCTCCCTTACAAGGACACGACGCCCTCGACGATGCCCTTTCGGTAGCCTATGCGCTGCAACATCTTCTGAGGATGGGGATGTTGCATCCGGATGTCTTCGACCGCACCTAGCCTCAGGCAGAGCGAACGGATCTGCACGATTTCGTCAGGCCAGTTCCAAAAGAAAAAGGGCAGCCGAAGCTGCCCTTTCTTCCTCCGTAACCTTTTTAAAGGTTAGCGGATGATCTGGACGACCTTGTGAGAGCTGGGCTCAACCAGGACGGGCGTGTTGTTCACGACCGTGTAGCGATAGCCCTTCACACCGTACTCTGCCGGAACCTCGTAGTAGGTCACGCCCGACGAGGGGAGAACCGTACCGACGCGCAGTTCCTGGCTATAGGAGTAGGACGGAACGCCCTGGGTGACGACGTACTGCTGGAACTTGGGCTGCTGGTCGCCGACGATGCCGCCGACGATCGCGCCGGTCACGCCACCCACCGCCGCGCCCACCGGGCCGCCAACGATGGCGCCGCCGACAGCGCCCGTCGCCGCACCAGCAGCCGCGCCGCCCTGGGCATTCGTCTGGGCAAAGGCGCCGGCCGGTACGAGGGCAGCAAGAACAACACCGGTGAGAAGAAGGTTCTTCGACATGATTTCGGACTCCTAAGCTGTGAAAGTCGGAGTTCTAACGGCCATGCCTGCTTGCAGTTCCGGGCATTCATTTGCTGTTCACTGAAAAACCGCCGGTTTTTTTACTGTCGGCCATGGAACAATTTGGCTGGAAGCTCAGCAGCAGTGGGGCTTGGCCGTGGCGGGTTTTTCCAAAGGGAAAATAGTCGTTTCGGTTGGGAGCTTGGTAAATATATTGTTAAATGGATACAGTGTTAGACGTGGCACGGCCTGCGGGAACCGTGCCTGCAACGGGAAGCAACGGGAGTAAGGCATGAACGTGCTGGTTTTTGCGTCACGCAAGGGGGGCTCCGGGAAGAGCACGCTTGCCGCTCATCTTGCCACCTATATCGCGACGCCGGAGCGCAAGACCCTGCTGGTCGATTGCGATCCGCAGGGCTCGCTGTCCTTCTGGCATCGCATCCGTGGAGAGGAAAATCCGGCGCTGAGGCATAACCCTCGCGACCTTGCCCATACTCTCAAGACGGCACAGAGCGAAGGTTATGAGTGGGTGCTCATCGACACGCCGCCGAACAAGTCGCCCATCGTGGTCGAGGCGATTCGCCATGCGACCCTGGTGATCATCCCGACCCGGCCGAGCCTGTTCGACATCGCGGCCGTGCAGGACACCGTC contains:
- a CDS encoding DUF1236 domain-containing protein; this translates as MSKNLLLTGVVLAALVPAGAFAQTNAQGGAAAGAATGAVGGAIVGGPVGAAVGGVTGAIVGGIVGDQQPKFQQYVVTQGVPSYSYSQELRVGTVLPSSGVTYYEVPAEYGVKGYRYTVVNNTPVLVEPSSHKVVQIIR
- a CDS encoding ParA family protein, whose amino-acid sequence is MNVLVFASRKGGSGKSTLAAHLATYIATPERKTLLVDCDPQGSLSFWHRIRGEENPALRHNPRDLAHTLKTAQSEGYEWVLIDTPPNKSPIVVEAIRHATLVIIPTRPSLFDIAAVQDTVAIARELRKPYAAVINGAPAKRAGGEAPIVADARGALSALKVPVWAGQITHRADFSMALAEGEGAEEFDPGSFAADELGRLWTAIDRSIKAVQSYKGRGTRAA